CCGCCGCGTGCGGCGCACGCGCGAGGCCCTGCGCGCCAGCGACGTCGTGCGGGGGGTCACCGGCCACGTGGACGCGCTCTGGCGGCTGGGGGATTCCGTGCCGCGCGGCAGCGGTGAGGGCAGCAGCATCGACTCGGACACGAGCGCCTGGCAACGCCTGGCGGATCGCGCGGAGCGGGAACTGCGCCGTATCCCCGAACTCGCGCCGCTGGCCACGCTGCGATCGCTCTGGGCACCGCCCCGCACGTCAGGCGCCCGCGTGACCGCCGACGGCAGCGGCGAAACGCTCCGACGCGCCGCGATGGCTGCCTGGACGCTCCCCTACTTCGTGAACGCGGCCCTCGACGCACCCGAGCGCGACTCCATCGACGATCCGCGCGATCGGGCCTTTGCGCAGCGCTGGTTCAGCGGAACACGCGACCAGGTGCGCCAGGCCCCCGCGCGACTGTTCGGCGACTCCATCACGGTGGCCCAGCTGTTCGCGCAGGTCTTCACCGAGCGCACGTTGCTGCGCCGGGTGGAGTCGCCCGCGGTACCGCGGCTCTACGACACCCCGCTCGGCGATGGGTCCGCGCGTGATCTCACGGTGCTCTACGTCCCGGGGATCTTCGGCGAGCTGTTCGATGATGAGATCTGGCAGCGCGGATTGCGGGCGCTGCACGACGACCTCGGGCTGCGCATCGTGCAGGCCGGCACCGACGGGCGCTGCAGCGCCAGCGACAATGCGGCGCGTATCCTCGAGACGATGCGTCGCGATACGCAGCTGCGGCTGGCGCGCGGCTATGCCACGCCCCGGTACCTCATCATCGGCTACTCCAAGGGCGGCGTCGATGCCGCCGAAGCACTCGTGCGCGACCCGATCCTTGCGGGTAGCGCCGTGACCGGACTGGTGACGATCGCCTCGCCGCACGGCGGGACGCCCGTGGCCGAACGCGCCGATCTCCCGGACGCGCTGCTGCGGGCCGTGATCTCCCGACCCCGCCCGGCCGCGTGCGATACCACGCGCGCCGTGGAATCGCTCTGGCCGGCGAACCGCGCGGCGTTCTGGAGCGGCGCCGGCGCGCGACTCGAGTCGCTGGTCCCGCTGGCCTCCGTGTCGCTCGCCAGCGAGATGCGCGATGCCCACCCATGGATGAAGATCACCAAGCGCATCGCGCGCTTCAGTGAGGCGAACGACGGTGTGGTGGCACGCAGCGCCTCGCGCTTTCCCGACGCGGTGCACGCCCTTGATCTGGGGGAAGTGCCGGGTGATCACATCGCTGGCCGGGTGGCGTCCGACTTTCCGCAGGAAGCCTTTCTCGAGGCGGTGGTCCTCACGCTCA
The sequence above is a segment of the Gemmatimonadaceae bacterium genome. Coding sequences within it:
- a CDS encoding DUF3047 domain-containing protein translates to RRVRRTREALRASDVVRGVTGHVDALWRLGDSVPRGSGEGSSIDSDTSAWQRLADRAERELRRIPELAPLATLRSLWAPPRTSGARVTADGSGETLRRAAMAAWTLPYFVNAALDAPERDSIDDPRDRAFAQRWFSGTRDQVRQAPARLFGDSITVAQLFAQVFTERTLLRRVESPAVPRLYDTPLGDGSARDLTVLYVPGIFGELFDDEIWQRGLRALHDDLGLRIVQAGTDGRCSASDNAARILETMRRDTQLRLARGYATPRYLIIGYSKGGVDAAEALVRDPILAGSAVTGLVTIASPHGGTPVAERADLPDALLRAVISRPRPAACDTTRAVESLWPANRAAFWSGAGARLESLVPLASVSLASEMRDAHPWMKITKRIARFSEANDGVVARSASRFPDAVHALDLGEVPGDHIAGRVASDFPQEAFLEAVVLTLNEVGWFDGDAKARWLEAVQAARRAVADAPTAPHTARLAGPRAPSVQEPRAPLALPGRIGWRADRTYKMTGLEALADRDIPLATREAFPEGLTLWCDQRDMTAFREEYEFLYDAGNGGGENTLDNGFAMVDADSTARGRACRLRTHRSAMKMTTASLRFRPSVFSQLDLRIRVEQSVRGVAPNKGGRGKNDAALKVWIVLRDDRPGANGKPLLFGYMWAAPDADGRVPAVDSLVEASASRRRIGFSTLPEAWLVYVGGPTLEGRWVSVTHDLARDVARAFPGVPLEALRVVAITVQTDSDESRGDTEVLLERLAFRPTPP